The DNA segment GTTCATAGAATAATTTGTGTGATCAAcattatcaatttttaaattccaaaggttgaTAGTCGTGATGCAAATCTAATTGTTTGTAAACTTAGCCCAAAGAAAGTGTCCTAATAGGCTTGTTCACTTTAAAATGGATTGAAGTGTGTAACAAtggataatttttaaaataaaaattcaaaatcgcCCAAAAACATGAAATGAGTAAAATGTTGTTAAGGTTGTGTCTGAATTGATTACAGTATTTGtctcatttttcttttccaaactgggataaatttgagttttgtaattACACTCGCTTTCCTGGTCAAATTGGTTGTGTACAAAACTGCCACTAGGGTACATTAAAACACGTCCATCTCATTCAAGAATTTTGGGTCCAACTTATTGCCAATAGCAAGGACTTTCCTTTTCATCTAAACATGAATCCAGTTCTTGTAATCTGTTCTCTCGACAACGCAAAATGTCTACACAACCAAGGACAAGGTTGATTAATCAGGACAAGGTTGCTTATGCTTACGTTGTGACCCGTAGGGCATATGTTTGATAACAGTCACTTGCTTCCTGCACGATATCAAATTCGAACACCCACTTCGTGAATGTTGTTGGTGGGAGGTGGTGGGAGGTGTTTTCCGGTTCTCAGGTGATGCAGGAGGAAGACAAAAATGAGCACTGGTTTTTTTGTTGTATTCCAATTTCTAATTCTAATTTTCATGAAGTTTTCTGATTTTTCATTCCGTAACTCAATTTGAATGTATTTGAACTATTAGTTCTCATTCCCCATTTGATTTTCCATAATAAGGAATTGGTTTCATAAGCATATTTTGGATTGGTTTTCCATAAGCATATTGAACTAAGTTTTGAGATAACATTGGTTTTCCACAAGGATATTGAACTAAGTTTTAGAGATAACATGGTAGTGAAATTTCCAAAAGAGTGGAAGTTGTTCTCCGCTCGGAATGCACTTTTACTCTTTTCTCGAATGCAGTTCCATTATGTTAAGAAAAACTAATGCTTCTCGAAAACCCATTTTTGAACACCTTTACCTTTGTCATTTTCATCCCAAACCCATATTCAATTACTCATTTTTACCTTAATCACGTAACCTAACCTTCTAATCACAACTCACCTTGCCGGAGCTCAGCTGACCTCCTCCACTGTAATCAGCCACTACAAGCCACGTATTCTGCTctctttcaaataaaatttgtaaggGTATTTAGGCcttcaaaaaatatatagtgTAGGTGACAAAATGTACAGTACAGGAAGCAACAGCCCATTTGTAATGTTTTGAATACCCACCACTACCAGAAGTTAAAAATATCTTATGGGCCATACATGTGGTAATAATAACACTAGAGTTTATCATATTCAAATACTCTACCCAGTTTGTTTTTCTCTAGACAAGAATATAATTGacatttttctttctatatttcaaataaaaactGAAGTCACAGAGACATTGAATTCTACACGCATTAATGTATCCCACGAAAAGGGAAAAACAATGATGGGAGTAGAGACGTCTCACTTACACAATGTAAAATAGTTATCACGAAATGCTTGCAAAGGACACAATTATTGATGTGTGATCTATCAGAAATTACTTCTGTGAAACATTACaagattaagaaaaataagCATGATATACTTCATACCACATTATTTGGCAGGCAATGTCACATGATATCAGATTACTTGAGAAAACATAAGCTAACATACGCATTTAGGAAGacaatttcataatatataaaaatgtagTACAAATGGTTGACAGAGGAATGGGAACTACAATTTTGAAACAAACTTAACTTCAGGCTTTGTAAGCATCAGCTTGTAGGCAAATTATATTCATCAATGCAGCCATTTGAAAAGCTATTTCCATTCTCGTTACTTTACCAGAGGATAAGAGCCAGGACAAGGTTAGCTTACTATTGTCTGCAATTATCCAATGAGATCGAATCACGGAAAACAGAAACATTCATGGttaataatagtaaataaaaaaaataacaggtTGTTATTGTATCCATGACAACTTCTACTCACTAAAAACTTATATATAACTTACAAGAACACACCTTAATAACAGTGTCATCGCCAGAAAACTCAAACTATTCTCGGTAAGCAGGCAATACAAAGCCCTTAAGAATTTACTAAACCATTTTTTAGTACCAAGATATTCCATAACTAAACTAGATGAAGTTTAAGTCTATATACAAGTATCTGCTGCATTAGCACATGAGGTGCTTGATTCTTTTATTGCAGAAAATAGCTGAATGCAGAGAGCCAGGGAATAGATGCCTATAAAGCATATACCTACCAACCTATGTAGCATTAACTGCTTGAATATGAATGAAATGCAGCAGAGTGCACAAACTACCAGTCAAACTGTGAATAACACAAGTTTCTGTTACCTCTAAAAGTTGGTTTCACACAAGATCAATAAAGAAAAGGGGATTAAAGTTTCCTGTCATGTGAGAAACACCTGAAATGAAATGAAGAATTGATCAAATACTGTTCTACTTGCCTTCCATGTTTTCCCTTTTATGGAAGCTGTGCTCCTCATTCCTCAGAGAgctttatttcctttttttacGTTTAATGTCATCATAGAAAATGGGAAACAATATGTTAAATAAAGATAAAGGGGAGATTTACAGAACAATTGCCACcttacaaaataatattattaaataaaaaatccaCTTCTATCACTATGAAACCAACAACGAAGATGTGTGGTATATATGATATATCCATACACTATGTATAGACAGTACaataattctttttaatttgttaCAGTAAACAAGTATCAAGCAGATATCACATTTTTACATAGCCAGCCAATATTCAATGTACAGACTGATTATGGTTATTTGTTATCTTCATTCAATAAAATGTGTCAACatcatattataaattagtaagATAGATTTGGACATTTGGTCATGATTTGGGAAAAAAAAGGTAAGACATGTAATCCTTAATACAGAGTTAGATCTGGATCTCAATTTGCTCAATAATAACACaagtaaataaaatagtttttatcaAACTACAACAAAGCAAAACCTGAATACAAGAAACACTGATTTACAATGCAAGCATCCAACTACATCCCTCCTGTAGATCTACTCCTTAGCATCTTTGATGGTTTTATCTACAACAATGTTCACTTTCTTGTACTCAAAATCTACAGGCTGCATTGCATACTCCTCCGGCACCACTGGTCGTTTATTACCAAAGATGGTCCACAAATAGAGCACAATGAATGCTGTCAATGCCCCACATCCAGCACCAAATATCATCGCAGCAAGAACCCTCAAAAGGCAATCACTCCTAGATTTCACTGCAGGAGTTTCAGTGTTCTTAGAAAGGACCTTtggatccagaggctcagaatGCATCCAGTGTGGAAAGTGCCTCACAATAAAGCTCCATGAATAGAGAAAGGATGCTTGAGAAGTATTCTGTTTCAGTGTACTAAACCCTGCAAACATCTCTTCAGTACCCCAAACATTCGACAAGTCAATTGAATGCCAAAGCAATGGATCAGATGGCCTTGATTGACCGTAGTGATTCAATCTAACTTCTAGCCGCTTTGAACTCGCTTGATAATCAATCCAAGCATGCAATTTCCCCTCCCTTTTCAGACCCATAATGACAGACGAGACATTGATTGTCTTAACAGGAACAGAACTACCAACATTAATAGACACAACACAACTACCAGAACTCCCATTCTTACCATCAACACTAAACTGAACACCAACAACCTTAAATTCCTTTTTCTTCAATCCAAAAGAAAACCCATATGAACTATTACCAAAAACCTCACCTTCAACCCCACTTGGAACCATAACAAAAGCCAAGCTACCCTTCCCACTATCCAAGGACATTGAAAACCCAACGTAGGTTGAAAAAGAGACCAATTCCCGTGCTCCACCCTGAACAAGCTTGATGGGCTTCTTGTACATGATTCTCCCACTATTCCCAGAAAGAAGGACTCCAGCCCCCCCATTCATAACTTTTGCATTGCCATAAAGCTCCACACTTGACTTGAACTTGGGGTCTTTCTCAAAATCTGcgaaagaaaaggaagaaagtGGATCAAAAGCTTGGGCtttgaggaagaagatgagGAAAGTGAAGACGGTGAAGTGGTGGAAAATGAAAAATGGTGCCATAATTGAAGTGGGCATGGGCTAAATCTCGAAGGGTGTGGTTCTAGAGTTGGTGGGTCGATCCCATTTGCATCAAAAGGGGATTTTGCTGTTTCTAGGGTTTGAGAAGGAAGAAGAGGGAGGAAGAAAGTAAAGAATAATGGGTAAGTTGTTGGAGTTGGAGGTTGTGAAAATTAAATACGGTTTAACTGGTTCCCTGCAACAGCATCCGCAGTGTGCACttcactttcactttctctCAGTAGTAGGGAGTAGCTGAAACTAgggaatataataataaatgctCTTTTAACTTTTCCTATCAAATATTatctatttttctaaaaaaattataatacttGTTTTCTTTACCATAATTTATATGATACTAGTTAACAAAGTTTTTAATGaatgattacaaaattattcacttttgtttttaatatctTCCTTCCTTTTTATTTGCAATAAATGATGTTTCTCCAGGGAGACAGGACTCTCTTTGATCAGAGAGGAAGATAGTTTTAGGAACTGAAAATTTTTGTTAAACAAATCAATATATTAACATGTTTTTGCTTGGGACCAACTAtaattttaaaggaaaaaattatcatttttttttaaaaaaaaagtggtgtaattttattgaaattagGTTAAAAATTATCTTTGTATCTTCCATTCTCTGAATTGATTAGTAGGTGATATGCcaattttttaaaggaaaaaccGCAGTTGTTCTTCTGCACCAATAGTAACACTCATTTtccaaattaaaagaaaatgctAATACTTTTGAATAGGAAAGACGAAGAAgatcataattaataataactatCAAAAGAGTAACAATGCCTTTTCCTTTCATCCAATTATGTGTTTTTCCCTCTATTATAGTTTACTCTATTAaattgcatgtatttattgatTTATCTCACACTGACTCAATAATAAATACACTCCATgaattataaagaaattaagaaGAAAGGGTGTTTGAGAGTTCAACATAAATTGCTTCACATGATACGAAGGATCCATGTCACGCATGATGTCCTTTTCAGTACCTAAATAGATGTTCTTGGCACTTCTCTTACATATTTAAACCAACCACAATAAAATTTGTGATTTTATTCTGCATTCATTGtactttttataatttaagGGTCTTAATAATaagattttgttttttcatattttatttgagagaattagtttattttttaaatatcattacTGTGTAATTTTTGTAATCCAACATTAGATGATCACAACTTGTTAATGTACCCGAGtatattgtttaatttattattatgatcTAATTACATTTTTACCCAATGTTGTGAGAAAAACAAAAGTCTAGATAAGACACATAAACATTTATTATATAGAGAAAGGAAGTCTGAATAAATATTCCCCCTAagatttcttattttttcatttatatatatttatgtttaatattaaaatttgaataaataatattattatttgcaCATTTATCTTAAatgtataaatttatagtatattataaataaaaaatgacattatcattattatgtaaaattattatacttTGTGTGAATTGGCTTAACAATGTCACACACATGAACCACTTTTGCAATTCAAAACTGTTCATCTTTCCCGTATTTCCaccaatatttttctttctctcaatTTTGAAGAGACATTCTTCTTTCTATGCAACTGTTTGAAAAGTAACCactttttcaattcaaaaccgtcTCCAACCtctatttcaatttaaaattgttcctccacatatattacatattttagagaaaataagaaatgacaacaatgtccataatataattaaatatttatataaggataaaataggaaaagaaTTAAGAGCTGTTAAATAgggagtatatatatatatatataggtatatatatatatttaattaaatatgttaaaaataattaaataattatatttttttatcacaataaattaaatgtaatattattttaataatgtgattcttaatgagtaaagaaattgaagttattaatttataaaataaactaaacatctctattggaaaaaataaaatgtatatattaaagaaataggaaaagcaaaataagataaataaaagagatgaaatataaagaaaattagcAATACACATTTGAGAATCTAAAAATTAGAGTTTTTGAAGCATTGAGGAGACAGAATACATGGTGAAGTGGCTGTGATGAAATGTGAAGAGGAACAGTAATACACTGTTTCAGAATCTCAAAATTAGAATTTTGAGGAGGCGGGAGGCATAGTGGCAGCCAGCGCTTGCATTTAGATGTTGGAAGGGTCAACAATGAAGGCGTTTGCTCACGCTGAGCATCACAGCTTGGAACTTCTCGATTTCTTCTTCTCTATCTCCTTCTTCATCTTGTGCTTGAGAAATATGAAAGAAAACGCA comes from the Phaseolus vulgaris cultivar G19833 chromosome 8, P. vulgaris v2.0, whole genome shotgun sequence genome and includes:
- the LOC137824027 gene encoding L-type lectin-domain containing receptor kinase VIII.2-like, which encodes MPTSIMAPFFIFHHFTVFTFLIFFLKAQAFDPLSSFSFADFEKDPKFKSSVELYGNAKVMNGGAGVLLSGNSGRIMYKKPIKLVQGGARELVSFSTYVGFSMSLDSGKGSLAFVMVPSGVEGEVFGNSSYGFSFGLKKKEFKVVGVQFSVDGKNGSSGSCVVSINVGSSVPVKTINVSSVIMGLKREGKLHAWIDYQASSKRLEVRLNHYGQSRPSDPLLWHSIDLSNVWGTEEMFAGFSTLKQNTSQASFLYSWSFIVRHFPHWMHSEPLDPKVLSKNTETPAVKSRSDCLLRVLAAMIFGAGCGALTAFIVLYLWTIFGNKRPVVPEEYAMQPVDFEYKKVNIVVDKTIKDAKE